ATCGATGCGGTTAACATCAACACAACAATTACTATTTTGCTTTTCATCATTAATTTCCTGTTCAGTAATGCGTGGGTAGGGCTATCCACCGATATCCATAGCGCCCCGTTTACTTAACTCAAACTGCTATTGGCACGCTTTTCTCCCTCCTTTTTTGAAGGGAGAGTGACTTCTTCGTTTTTCACGTAGGAACGTAGCTTGACAATAGGTGGGTAGCTTTCATTCTGAATAAGAACCGATTCTACGGATAGTCTAATTTAGCGATATTTTACCACCGCAAGTCAGTTAATATTCAAGGAGGTATGGTATATAAAGCTTTATCTGAGATAAATACCTGGATATACGGAGAATGAGTTCCTAGATCTGGGGTATCGGAGAAACGAACCCAGATTAATCGTATCCTTCCCATTTTGATGAACGGAAATATGTTCTCATAATATGCTGTATAATAGACCTTATCGGAAACCTCCTCATCACCCACCACAGTCAATATAAATCAT
The window above is part of the Gammaproteobacteria bacterium genome. Proteins encoded here:
- a CDS encoding hypothetical protein (Evidence 5 : Unknown function), with protein sequence MKNEEVTLPSKKEGEKRANSSLS
- a CDS encoding hypothetical protein (Evidence 5 : Unknown function), giving the protein MTVVGDEEVSDKVYYTAYYENIFPFIKMGRIRLIWVRFSDTPDLGTHSPYIQVFISDKALYTIPP
- a CDS encoding hypothetical protein (Evidence 5 : Unknown function), with protein sequence MLIAVSAFANIDAVNINTTITILLFIINFLFSNAWVGLSTDIHSAPFT